The following DNA comes from Campylobacter concisus ATCC 51562.
GGAAGTGGGAGATCGGCATTAAGCTGGCTAAAAATTTCTCGAAATTGTGGAACAACTGATGTCATAAGCACAATAAAAGCCAAAATTATAGAGCATATTACGGTTATTGGATACCTTATGGCTTTTTTAAATTTTTGCTGGTTATCCCAGACTTCCTGTAAGATAGAAGCTAGCTTTGATAATGCATCGGCCATATTACCAGTACTCTCTCCAAGCCTTACCATAGCGACAGTGACATCGCCTAGCTCTTCTTGAAAATTTTCTATACTTTGAGTTAAGCTTGCACCTTGATTTAGGTCTTCATCTAGTGTTTGAAATATTGCTTTTAGCCTTTTATCCTCGGTAGCATTTGCTGTCTCTTTTATGCCATCATGTATTGATATACCAGCATTAGTCATAACGCTAAGTTGCCTTATGGTAGCAACAAGAGCTGGAATTTTTACTTTTGAAGAAGAGAAAATTTTGTTAAATTTTTCTTGCAAGTCCAAAAAATCATTATTGATACTTGAAACTTGAGTTTCTTTGATCTTTACTATCATGCCTTGAATATTTGCACGATTTTTTACATCATTTTTGCTATTGGCCTTTAGGCTCATCTTTTGGCGTTTGCCATCTTTTATATATTCTATTTCATAAAATTTCATATCTTGGCAACTCTATATACTTCTTCGATTGTTGTTACACCATTTGCTGCGCGTATAACGCCATCGTGGAACATATCTATAAAGCCTTCGTCATAGGCAGCCTTTTTAAGCTCTTCTTTTGAAGCGTTGTTTGCTACGATACTTGCTATATGATCGCTGATAGACAATATTTCACTTATCATTTCACGCCCTAGATATCCGGTTTGTGAGCAGTGTTGGCAACCTACGCTTTTATAAAACTGATAATCTTTAGGAAGAAATTTCTTAATCTCATCAAGAGCTTTTTGAGATAGCGTGACTTTTTGTTTGCAATACGGGCAAAGCTTTCTTACAAGCCTTTGCGCCTCAATGCAAACTAGTGCACCACTCACTAAATATGGCTCAATACCCATATCAACCATACGAGGTAAAGCGCTAATAGCGTCGTTTGTATGAAGTGTAGAAAAAACCAAGTGGCCAGTTAGTGCTGCTTGAATTGCGATTCTAAGCGTCTCTTGATCTCTGATCTCACCTATCATAATAATGTCTGGATCTTGCCTTAAAATAGAGCGAAGAGCTGAGATAAAAGTAAGCCCAGCCTTCTCATTTACATGTACTTGTTGGATCATATTTAGCTGATACTCAACCGGATCTTCAACGGTAATAATCTTAGTTTTTACACTTTTTATGTCATTTAATGCACCATAAAGTGTAGTCGTTTTTCCTGATCCTGTCGGACCAGTAACTAGGATGATGCCATAAGGCGCTTTCATGCTCTTTTTAAACTTAGCAAAGTTATCTGGATGCATACCGAGGTCTTCAATGTTTATGATAACTTTTGATTTGTCCAAAATTCTTAAAACTATGCTTTCGCCGTTTAAAATAGGTAGTGTGGAGATACGAAAATCGTACTCTTTATCTAAAATTTGAGCTGAAAATCTACCATCTTGTGGGCGGCGACGCTCTGCGATATCCATATTTGAAAGTAGCTTCATACGGCTAACCATCGGAGGATAGATATCTTTATCAAATATAAATGTCTCACTTAGCATACCATCTATCCTGCTTCTTACGATGCAGTTTGTCTCAGTTGGCTCGATGTGAATATCGCTTGCTCTGCTTTGAATAGATGTTTTTAAAATTATCTCAATTAGTTTTAAAATTCCAGAGCTTTCTGTGCTTTGCCCTTGACTGCTAGAGCTTGAAAGCTCTTTTCTAATCTCTGTAATGACGTCTTTTATACTTTCATTAAGAGCTATTTTATTTATATATTTTTCTATCTGGGCTGGATCGGCGCAAGCTACTTTTAATAGCTTTCTGTTAAATAAATTTTGAACTTTATCTTGAATGATCACATCAAAAGGATTTTTAAAAGCAACATAAACGCTTATCTCATCTTCTTTTACAGGGATGGCGTTATATGATTTTAGCTGCGAGGTGCTTAGCTTTTCACTGATACGGTAGTCGATATCTATATCATCAAGATCAAAAAATGTGATTTTAAATTTATCACATACATATTGAATAAAGCGCTTTTGATCTATCTGAAGACTAGTCGAAATTTCATCAATGTCAGTGTGTCCTCTTCTATAAATATCAGATAGAATTTCAAAAAAAATCTCTTCTTCTAGCATATTTTCTTCAAGCAAAATAGCCAAAAGACTTTTTTCGTTTATTTTTTTTATCTCTATAATCTTTAAAATTTGCTCATCATTTAGTTTATTAAGTTGTTCTAATGTCTTTAGCGTTAAATTTTCTAAATTATTCATCTCTTCTCTTTATCTATACTCAATCTGCGAAGTAAGATCGTCATTTTTAAAAATTTTTAAAATCATTTTTGCAAAATTTGAGCCAACAATTGCACTAAGCTCATATCTTGTGTCTGAATTTGGCTCTTCAAAAATAAATACGCCAAGCTCCTCAACGTATTCTTTTTTGACAAATTTATCAAATATAAATGAAAGAATGTAATCGCTCTTTGGAAGCCTAATATAGCTTATATCAGCCCCATCCAAGATAGCATGAAGCAATAGCTTTTTTTTAAGTAATATATCAGCAAAATACGCTGCATTCTCTCTTGAGCTTTGTGTTTTTGATAGTTTGCTTGCTGGAAGAGCGAGCCTATCTATATCATTTGTTTTTAAGCAAGATATGCCAAAGATATTAAGAAATTCTTCATTTTGTGAATCTTTTAAAAGATCTTGTATTTTTTGATTACAAATTTTAGGATATTCAGCTTTTTCAAAATAACTTTTAATGTCAGCCGTCCCAATAGCAAAGGCATTTAATGATAAAAATATAATAAGTAAAAATTTCACAACGTATCACTTTTTATCTTATTTATTAGCTCATTTATCTCGGGCTTATTTTTATTTTTATTATATTCTTCTAATGCGCGCAAGGCATCATCTTTTTGTTTTAGCATATATTTTGCCTTAGCAAACATGACCCAAGACTCCTCAATGCTACTATCTAAATTATTTGCCGATAGTGCCCATTTTATAGTGTCGCTATATCTTTTATCTTGATAGCATTTTCTTGCTATTTTAAGGGCTATTTCTGGATTTTTATTTTTATTAAAATCTTCCTTTAGTATAGAAATTTCATTGTTTTCACTTGAAATTTGAATATCAATTTTTGGCTTTGCCTTTGGTTCTAATTCTATTATTTCTTCATTTGGTAAAGGCTGTTCATTTTGCATATTTTCATTTTCAGTTGGTAAATTTAGCTTTAACCAACCGCCACCGCTTCTTTGCTTTTTATCTGCTGTCTGCTCTTTGTTATCTTCATTTAATTTTATGGATTGTTCTAGCTTTTTGGCTATTTTCTCAGCAAGCTCATCTTGCTTCTTATCTGATTCAAACCTCTCTTTTGCCTGCTCACTTTTTTGTTTGCCATCTTCTAAAATATTTTTGCTGACATTAGTTTCAGCAAAGGTCATGTTCTTTTCTTTTATATCTGTTTGTATTGTCAAATTTTTCTCAACTAAAGTTGGAGTATCGGTTGTCTCTTTTTCGTTTTTAGCATTTGAGAAAAATAAAAAAGCACCAAAGATAAAAGCAATTAGCAAGGTTGTAATAATTAAAAGACCTAGCTTTTTATGTGACAACAATTTTAAAAGGCTATTTTTATTCTTTTTTTCGTACTCTTCATAAAGCTTTTCTAGCCTTTGAATTTCTTGTAATTCAAGCATGAATTATTCCTGTATCAAGTGCAGACATTGTCAAAATTTTAATATTTGCATCCTCGCTACTTAATTTTGATGGCTGGTTTTGTTCGTAATATTCACAAATTTCATAAAATTTATACATAATTTTATTTAGTGTGCGTAGATTTCCACAACAAAGCTCATAGGCTTTGTCATAGTCTTTTTTCTGAAAATTTAGGTATTTATCGTAGCCCTTTTGTCCTATTTTTCTTTGCAAATAAACTATAATTTCATTCGTGTTTGCACTTCCAAGCTCTATACTCTCCCAAATTCTAGTTTGAAAATAGTCCTTTGCTAACACATCTTCATTTTCAGTTTTATGAATAGTAAATAGAAATTTAAATAATCTTGTATCGGCCATTAGCCTTATTTTTTCGATCAATTCAGTAGGATAAAGTTGTGCTTCATCCAAGATGACGACTATTTGGTTTTGTAAAATTTCATCTTTATTTTTAAATTCTTTTGAGTAGTGTGCAACAAAACTTTCAAAATTATTTATATTATCAATTTTATTTCCGTATATATCTTCACAAAGAGCTTCTATAAATGTAGCCTCGCTAAAAAAAGGATGCGGGAAAAAAATTAATTTTTTATCCTTTTGAAGATCAGAGGCTATCTTGTTTAACAAAAAGGTCTTTCCACTACCAGGCTTGCCATAAAAAAGTATAAGCTTTAATGGCTTTTTTAGAGCCGAAACGATCTTATTGTAACAAGTGATTGAGTTATCTAGATTAACAAAATCAGCTACTTCGTCTTCGTTGATAAAGATATCTTTTATATCTGTATAAATATTCTTGTTATTCATAGATCGTTTTAGAAAAACCTAAGTCTTTTAGTGATTGATTAAGTGGCTTTTTTTTGTCAAAATCAACTACATGAGGAGTGATGACAAAGATAAGCTCTGTTGTTTTTATATTGTCTCTTGTACTTTTAAAGACGCCACCTATAAGTGGGATGTCAGAAAGAAGAGGTACAGAAGTATTGTTTTTACCCTTTGTCTGACCTATTAATCCACCAAGAATAATAGTATCACCGCTATCAACTTGGACGACAGTTGAGAGTTTCTTTTGTACTGTATCTGGAGCGATCTCTCTTAACGCATTTTGTCTTGTGTCGTCTTCAGCGTATTTGAAGTTACTAAGCGATGGATTGATTCTAAGCATGATTTTATTATTATCAGAAACTTCTGGTAATAAATTTAATAATATACCTATAAAAACAGAGTATTGTTTATAAGTAGTTGTCAGCCTATCACTATTGCTGTTTCCATTGTCAGTTTTTTGTTGAACACGGTAGTTTATATTATCACCAACTGAGATTAGTGCTTGCTGATTATTAAGTGTTGTTACTTTTGGGCTTGATATAACCTTTGTCTTTCCATTTGTTTCAAGAAAATTTATCATTCCATCAAGGCTGAAATTTAAATTAGCTGCAATATTTAATGTGCGTCCAAATCCATCACTTAGGCTATTGCCTTTATTTGTCCAAGTAGCACTTGAGCTCGGATTATTTCTTGAATTACCAATGTATGTATTAAACCCGAGTTCAAATTTACTCCAGTCAACACCTTGCTTGTATTCATTATTTAACTCAACTGAAATAATAGAAACATCAATAATTACTTGTTTTTTTAGTCTTTTTTGCATTTCATCTATATATTTCTCGACACGCTTAAGTTGAGAAGGAGTGGCTGTAACAGTGATAAGACCTGCGTTTTGATTTATGATAGGATCAGGTGCTGTGATATGTTCGCTACTATTATTTAAAATAGCTTTGAGCTCAGCATCTAGTTTTTCCCAAAAGTCAAACCTTTCGGTAGTTTTTATAAGGTTGCTTGAGCCTTGAGAACTATCATCTTGGGAATTATCGCTACTACTTGAGCTACTAGAAATTTCAGATGGAGTAGCATCCACTGAAGCTTGGGTGACAGCAGTTCCTTCTCTAATAGAAGTTATATAGTCTAGTTTAAAAATTTGAGTTTTTAAAGATAAAATTTTTAATACATTATTTGAAAACTCGTAGCTTAAATTTTTCTCACTTAAAAGCAGGTCAAAAACTTCGCTAAGACTCATATTTCTGATATTAACACCAAAAACTTTATCTTTTAGCTCTGTCTTGCTATAAGTATCCTTTGCAACAATACTAAAGTTACACATCTCTGAAAGCTGATTTAACACATCTACTAGTGCAACATCATCTGAAATTTTCATATTAAAATTCTTGCTTAAACAACTACTCTCATTAGCACTAGCATAGTTCATATTCAAGCAAATGAGTGCACCTATTATTAATATTTTATTTAATTTTAATCTCAACATTTTTACTTCCATTTTTTAAAATTAGCTCTTGTTTTTCATCACCTTTTACTAAAAAAACACTATTTTTAGTAATGTTGGTTATTTTGTAACCATCAACAATATCACCGACAGCATACCACTTGGAATCAATATTTGCTTTGTTTAATAAAATTGCTTTTAAACTAAGCCCTTTTGAAGCTTGAGTGACAATTGATGAATTTTGATCTGTTATCGTCTTGATAGGTTCTTGTTTAAAAGGATTTTTTATACTAGAAAGCTCAATATCGCTAAGACCGCTTCTTTTTTCCTTTATTTTTTCAAAAATTTTATCATAAGAGTCCATTTCCTCTTGAAGCTGATTAGCAAAAGCAATATTTAAAAATAAAAAAGCCAATAAAATTTTTATTTTCATTAGTATTTCATCCCCCAAACAGATATTGAGATCTTAGCGCCAAGCTCTTTTTGGGTAGAATTTACATCCATTTTATGAAGATCAACTACTAGCTTTGATTCTTCAAGGCCATTTATATATGAAAGCATATCTTTAAAACCTCCCAAAAATGTCAAGTCAATATTTAAAATTTGCTCAATCTTTTGGAAATTTGGCTCTTTTATATCGCTTTTTAACTCTAAAATTTTTATATTATTTTGCTTTGCTAAAGATACGATGTTGTCTAAAAAATTTGCCCAATTTTGATCGTTAAATAATAAAAATGATAGTTCTTTTAGCTTTGAATCAAAATGAGCATTAAATTTTAAAACACTAGAGTATTTGCCTTTAAGCGTTTCAAGTATTTTTGACTCTTCATTTATTTTAAAATTTTTATCCCCACTAGGTGAGCTAGTTGATCTTAAATAATCTCTTGTTCTTGAAAGATCATTGCTAATTTTAGTATGCGCATTAAGTCTTTCATCATAAAAATCTTGCGACGGATCAAAGCAAAGCATATAAACAATATAAATAATAATTAAAGCTGAACCCAAAAAAATTATATTTGTTTCGCTTTGCTTTTTTGCATCAAAATACTTATCTATTTTACTTAAAACGTCTTGTCTCATTGTCTAATCTCTATACTTATATTGCTTTCATACTCGTTGTTTTGTTTATCTTCTTTAATTTTTTTTGTATTTACTGAATATTTAGGCATCTTGCTAATATCTTTTATTAGCTGCGTAATCCTTTTTTCATTATCGCTAACAACCGTTACAGTTAAATTTTTATCGTTATTTTTAATATTTGTTATAAAAACGCTATTGTTATTTATCATATCGGTAATTTCAAAAAGATTTAAACCTTTCATTACGTAATGATCTTTTTTGTTTTCAATTTCTTGAAGCAACCCTTTTCTAAAATTTAACTTCTCTTCCTCTTTGTCAGTTAATCCTTTTATATCATTTTGATCTTTCTTTAGTCTTTCAAGAGTATTTCTTATTTGTGCTGCTTGCGCATTAAGCACATCAAGCTCATCACTTAGTCTTTGCGAATCTGCCTCTAAAATACTGCCAGCTATATAATTATAAAGTGGATAGGACATGCTTAGGCAAAAAGCGGCAGCACATGTCAGTATAAATTTACCACTTTTTCTTTTTGTGAACGGATCAGGCCTAAGCAAATTTGAGAAGTTAAAATCAGCATTAAAGGCCTCTTTTTTGTAAAAATTTGCATATAAAGCCATCATGTTATATCGTTCACTAATGGCTAAATTTTTAGAATTTATTACAGTACTTGTATTTAATTTCGTAGCATTTGTGCCAAGCTTTGTATTGATAAATTTTTCAAAACGCTCTATTTTATAGTCGCAGTCAATATAGATATTTTTTATATTTATGCTATAGATTCTATTGACAACATTTATCGTGTCATTTACGTAAAATATGTAGTCCTCAAAAACAGTATTTAGATCGTAGCTAAAGCCTTCTTCATTGCTATCTAAAAGTCCTCTTGTCTTTAGGATATTCAAAAAGCTTTCTAGGCTTACTCTTTCGCCACTTTGCTCTATAAATTTATCTTTTAGATAATTTAGTGTGTATCTTAAACCTCTTGATGTAAGGTATTCTCCATTTACATAAATGCTTATAAATGCTTCATCGGCCCTAAATGTCAAAAAACAATCACTCTGAGTGCTAGGAAGTAAGCCCTTTTTATAGATAGCACTATATAAGAGTGGCTCTACAACGACATAATCTATAAAAGGTACTCTTTTAGAAATATTTTTAAAAATTTTATTTATCGTTTCGTTTGTAGCAATAAAAACATTAAAAATTCTATCTTCTTTTTCAACATTGCTTTCAAAATAAACTATTTTATAGTCAATCGCAGGATCAAGAGAGAGCTCTTCGTAAATTTTGATAGAGATATTGTTTTCAATATCCTCATCATCTATTGTTCTTGAGATGTTTATGGTAGCTGTTATTATATCTTTGTACTCAATATAAGATATAAAAAAGTCTCGCTTTAGAATATTCTTTGAAAGACTTAGCGTATCGACATTGCTATTAGAAAATCTAAAACCTTCATATTCATAAGGATCTAGTGTAACGATTGGATTATCGTTAATTTTTCTAAGCTTTAACATAAAAATTTACCTCATAATGCTCTAATTGGGCTGTATTTTAATATTTTTACAATAAAAAATCAATAACCAATTATTTTATTAAGGCTCTTTTCTTCTTTACTCCAGCCTTTTTTAACGACTACATCGAGCTTTAAAAAGACCTTTGATCCGGTTAAATTTTGTATTAACTTTCTTGCAAAAATTCCTATTCGTTTTATCGTTTCACCATTCTTACCGATGATCATACTTTTATGAATTTCACGCTCAGTGATGATGCTCGCATAAATTTCAGTTATGCCAGGTTTTTCTTTTACGCTTTTTATGATCGCATCGCTAAGATATGGGACCTCATCGCTTAAATTTTCATAGATCGCTTCAAGTATAAATTCTCTAAAAATTTCTTTTTCATTTGTTGAAGTAAGAAATTCCGGATCGTAAAAATACTCATGCTCTGGCAAAAGCTTACAAATTTCATCAAGAAGCGGCTTTTTATAGGTTGGCTGCTTGGTGCTAAAGGTAAGCAAAGCTGTAAATTTATCTTGAAATTTTTGATACTTAGTGATCTTTTCAAGCACTTTTGCGTTTGAGCTCTCATCGACTTTTGTTAGCACTAAGATGTGTGGTTTTTCAGGATTTAAAGCTAGAAATTTTTCATAGTCACTTGTATCATCATGAATAGGCGCTAAAAATACGATAAGATCGCAGTCTCCCATCGATTTTATTGCTTGGCTAATTAGTAATTGATTTATCGCCTTGTTGCTCTCGTGAAGTCCAGGTGTGTCGGTGAAGATGATCTGATCTTCACCGTTCATTACTATACCATTTATCTTTCTGCGGGTTGCATTTTGCTTGTGCGAAACAATGGCGATCTTTTCGTTTAACAAAGCATTTAAAAACGAGCTTTTGCCAGCATTTGTGCGTCCTATGATGCTAACAAAGCCTGATTTCAAAGTATGTACCTCGCTAGATCTTGATTCTCAACCACGTCTTTTAGGCGCTCTTTTACGAGCTCTTTTGTCACATTTATCTTCTCGCCGCTCTTTTCGCTAGCTTCAAAGCTGATATCTTCTATCACGCGCTCGATCACCGTATGAAGGCGTCTAGCACCGATGTCTTCCATCTTTTCATTTGCTGCGTGAGCGATCCTTGCTATCTCTTTTATCGCTTCATCGTCAAATTCTAGCTCGACATTTTCAGTTGAAAGAAGTGCGATATATTGTTTTAAAAGCGAATTTTTTGGCTGAGTTAAAATTTGATAAAGCGCGTCCTCATCAAGGCTATCAAGCTCCACTCTTAGTGGAAAACGGCCTTGAAGCTCTGGGATGAGATCGCTTGGTTTGCTTATATGAAAGGCACCAGCCGCGATAAACAAAATGTGATCTGTCTTTAAATTTCCAAATTTAGTATTTACGTTTGAGCCTTCAACGATAGGTAGTAAATCTCTTTGTACGCCTTCTTTACTAGGATCTTGCCTGTTTGAGCTACCTGAGCCAACGGCTACTTTATCGATCTCGTCTATAAAGATGATACCTTCGTTTTCAGCTCTTCTTAAAGCCTCAGTTTTTATGCTCTCAAGGTCTAAAATTTTATCATTTGCTTCGCTTTGAAGAGCTTTTTTAGCGTCTTTTACCTTCATCTCTTTTTTGATGTTTTTACCGCCGATGCCAATTATCTTTATAAAGCTCTCTTGCATCTGCGCCATATCAGGTGGCACATTTGAGCCAGCTTC
Coding sequences within:
- the era gene encoding GTPase Era, whose translation is MKSGFVSIIGRTNAGKSSFLNALLNEKIAIVSHKQNATRRKINGIVMNGEDQIIFTDTPGLHESNKAINQLLISQAIKSMGDCDLIVFLAPIHDDTSDYEKFLALNPEKPHILVLTKVDESSNAKVLEKITKYQKFQDKFTALLTFSTKQPTYKKPLLDEICKLLPEHEYFYDPEFLTSTNEKEIFREFILEAIYENLSDEVPYLSDAIIKSVKEKPGITEIYASIITEREIHKSMIIGKNGETIKRIGIFARKLIQNLTGSKVFLKLDVVVKKGWSKEEKSLNKIIGY
- the hslU gene encoding HslU--HslV peptidase ATPase subunit; its protein translation is MNLTPREIVKFLDDYVIGQKDAKKIIAIALRNRYRRMKLEKSLQDDIMPKNILMIGSTGVGKTEIARRLSKMMGLPFIKVEASKYTEVGFVGRDVESMVRDLAMASYNLVKNEQSEKNQDKINAYIEEKIVSKLLPPLPKGASEEKQAEYAKSYEKMLNRLRNGELDELSIEIEVQQNPLEAGSNVPPDMAQMQESFIKIIGIGGKNIKKEMKVKDAKKALQSEANDKILDLESIKTEALRRAENEGIIFIDEIDKVAVGSGSSNRQDPSKEGVQRDLLPIVEGSNVNTKFGNLKTDHILFIAAGAFHISKPSDLIPELQGRFPLRVELDSLDEDALYQILTQPKNSLLKQYIALLSTENVELEFDDEAIKEIARIAHAANEKMEDIGARRLHTVIERVIEDISFEASEKSGEKINVTKELVKERLKDVVENQDLARYIL
- a CDS encoding ATP-binding protein; its protein translation is MNNKNIYTDIKDIFINEDEVADFVNLDNSITCYNKIVSALKKPLKLILFYGKPGSGKTFLLNKIASDLQKDKKLIFFPHPFFSEATFIEALCEDIYGNKIDNINNFESFVAHYSKEFKNKDEILQNQIVVILDEAQLYPTELIEKIRLMADTRLFKFLFTIHKTENEDVLAKDYFQTRIWESIELGSANTNEIIVYLQRKIGQKGYDKYLNFQKKDYDKAYELCCGNLRTLNKIMYKFYEICEYYEQNQPSKLSSEDANIKILTMSALDTGIIHA
- the mshL gene encoding pilus (MSHA type) biogenesis protein MshL produces the protein MLRLKLNKILIIGALICLNMNYASANESSCLSKNFNMKISDDVALVDVLNQLSEMCNFSIVAKDTYSKTELKDKVFGVNIRNMSLSEVFDLLLSEKNLSYEFSNNVLKILSLKTQIFKLDYITSIREGTAVTQASVDATPSEISSSSSSSDNSQDDSSQGSSNLIKTTERFDFWEKLDAELKAILNNSSEHITAPDPIINQNAGLITVTATPSQLKRVEKYIDEMQKRLKKQVIIDVSIISVELNNEYKQGVDWSKFELGFNTYIGNSRNNPSSSATWTNKGNSLSDGFGRTLNIAANLNFSLDGMINFLETNGKTKVISSPKVTTLNNQQALISVGDNINYRVQQKTDNGNSNSDRLTTTYKQYSVFIGILLNLLPEVSDNNKIMLRINPSLSNFKYAEDDTRQNALREIAPDTVQKKLSTVVQVDSGDTIILGGLIGQTKGKNNTSVPLLSDIPLIGGVFKSTRDNIKTTELIFVITPHVVDFDKKKPLNQSLKDLGFSKTIYE
- a CDS encoding type II secretion system F family protein; amino-acid sequence: MKFYEIEYIKDGKRQKMSLKANSKNDVKNRANIQGMIVKIKETQVSSINNDFLDLQEKFNKIFSSSKVKIPALVATIRQLSVMTNAGISIHDGIKETANATEDKRLKAIFQTLDEDLNQGASLTQSIENFQEELGDVTVAMVRLGESTGNMADALSKLASILQEVWDNQQKFKKAIRYPITVICSIILAFIVLMTSVVPQFREIFSQLNADLPLPTKILLNIEYIMSNYGIYIIVVLVAFAFLLKRQYSNDENFRDKVDKYLLKVYLVGKIIFFANMSRFNLIFTELVRAGLPIADALDTAVVTVSNQDIRNKLTAVKVLVGRGISLTEAFRQTGLYEGMLIQMIGAGEQSGSLDDMTQKVTDYYRVKFNDIIDNISNYIEPILLIFIAAMVLLLALGIFMPMWDMAKAVKN
- a CDS encoding GspE/PulE family protein, whose translation is MNNLENLTLKTLEQLNKLNDEQILKIIEIKKINEKSLLAILLEENMLEEEIFFEILSDIYRRGHTDIDEISTSLQIDQKRFIQYVCDKFKITFFDLDDIDIDYRISEKLSTSQLKSYNAIPVKEDEISVYVAFKNPFDVIIQDKVQNLFNRKLLKVACADPAQIEKYINKIALNESIKDVITEIRKELSSSSSQGQSTESSGILKLIEIILKTSIQSRASDIHIEPTETNCIVRSRIDGMLSETFIFDKDIYPPMVSRMKLLSNMDIAERRRPQDGRFSAQILDKEYDFRISTLPILNGESIVLRILDKSKVIINIEDLGMHPDNFAKFKKSMKAPYGIILVTGPTGSGKTTTLYGALNDIKSVKTKIITVEDPVEYQLNMIQQVHVNEKAGLTFISALRSILRQDPDIIMIGEIRDQETLRIAIQAALTGHLVFSTLHTNDAISALPRMVDMGIEPYLVSGALVCIEAQRLVRKLCPYCKQKVTLSQKALDEIKKFLPKDYQFYKSVGCQHCSQTGYLGREMISEILSISDHIASIVANNASKEELKKAAYDEGFIDMFHDGVIRAANGVTTIEEVYRVAKI